In a single window of the Natronorubrum halophilum genome:
- a CDS encoding DUF7344 domain-containing protein yields the protein MNDANATRMEAACSLLAESERRYLLYQLAEHRETNLEDVVAQIAAWEYDVRPSHIDKETRQRLYVSLVHNHLPRLEDYGIIEYDLRSGDVVLANGFDDIKPLLEQFKQTEEDPEIRQLPSL from the coding sequence ATGAACGACGCAAACGCCACCCGGATGGAAGCAGCCTGCTCTCTCCTCGCGGAATCCGAGCGTCGGTACCTGCTCTATCAACTGGCGGAACACCGAGAGACGAACCTCGAGGACGTCGTGGCCCAGATCGCCGCCTGGGAATACGACGTGCGTCCGTCTCACATCGACAAGGAGACCAGGCAGCGGCTTTACGTCTCGCTGGTTCACAACCACCTGCCGCGACTCGAGGATTACGGCATCATCGAGTACGATCTGCGAAGCGGCGACGTCGTCCTCGCGAACGGGTTCGACGACATCAAGCCGCTATTGGAGCAGTTCAAACAGACCGAGGAAGACCCCGAAATCCGCCAGCTGCCGTCGCTCTGA
- a CDS encoding CDC48 family AAA ATPase produces MNEVQLEVAKAYPNDSGRGIARLDPDTLLHLKLSPGDIIEIEGADTTAAKVWRADRQDWNTDTVRIDGFTRQNADVGIGERVTIRKAEATKADKLVLAPPEEASVQFGSDAAGMVKRQILKRPVVGRDIVPVMSSTNHPFMRSPGQAIPLIAVETEPEGVVLITEDTDVELREEPISGFEKTGGGITYEDIGGLQGEIQRVREMVELPMKHPQIFKKLGIEPPQGVLLHGPPGTGKTLLAKAVANETSASFFSIAGPEIISKYYGESEQQLREIFEDASEESPSIIFIDELDSIAPKREDVTGEVERRVVAQLLTMMDGLEARGQVIVIAATNRVDSVDPALRRPGRFDREIEIGVPDEVGREEILQIHTRGMPLSDDVKLGHLADETHGFVGADIESLTKEAAMKALRRYLPEIDLDEEDIPPSLIDRMIVKRQDFRGALNEVEPSAMREVLVELPKISWNDVGGLHDAKEQVQESVEWPLNNPERFERLGVDPPSGVLLYGPPGTGKTLMAKAVANETNANFISVRGPQLLSKWVGESEKAIRQTFRKARQVSPTVIFFDELDALAPGRGSDTGSNVSERVVNQLLTELDGLEEMENVMVIGATNRPDMIDPALLRSGRFDRLVMIGQPDVDGRERILDIHTEETPLAADVTLREIAEITDGYVGSDLESIARESAIEALREDHEADIVEMRHFRQAMENVRPTITDDILEYYEQIEEEFQGGASGGPGPAGRRGSRIGFQ; encoded by the coding sequence ATGAATGAAGTTCAACTGGAGGTTGCGAAGGCATACCCGAACGACTCGGGTCGTGGTATCGCCCGACTCGACCCGGACACGCTGTTGCATCTCAAGCTGAGTCCGGGCGACATCATCGAAATCGAAGGTGCAGACACCACCGCGGCGAAGGTGTGGCGCGCCGACCGGCAGGACTGGAACACGGATACGGTCCGCATCGACGGCTTCACCCGGCAAAACGCCGATGTGGGGATCGGCGAACGGGTGACGATCCGGAAAGCCGAAGCGACCAAAGCGGACAAACTCGTCCTCGCACCACCGGAAGAAGCGTCGGTCCAGTTCGGTTCCGACGCGGCTGGCATGGTCAAACGCCAGATCCTCAAACGGCCGGTCGTCGGCCGCGACATCGTGCCCGTGATGTCCTCGACGAACCATCCGTTCATGCGGTCGCCGGGGCAGGCGATCCCCCTGATCGCCGTCGAAACCGAACCCGAAGGGGTGGTTCTCATCACCGAAGATACCGACGTCGAACTCCGCGAAGAGCCCATCTCGGGCTTCGAGAAGACCGGAGGCGGGATCACGTACGAGGACATCGGCGGTCTCCAGGGCGAGATCCAGCGCGTCCGGGAGATGGTCGAACTCCCGATGAAACACCCGCAGATCTTCAAGAAGCTGGGGATCGAGCCGCCACAGGGCGTCTTGCTTCACGGGCCGCCCGGCACGGGGAAGACCCTTCTGGCGAAAGCCGTCGCCAACGAAACCTCCGCGAGTTTCTTCTCCATCGCGGGGCCGGAGATCATCTCGAAGTACTACGGCGAGTCCGAACAGCAACTCCGAGAGATTTTCGAGGACGCGAGCGAGGAGTCGCCGTCGATCATCTTCATCGACGAACTCGACTCCATCGCACCGAAACGGGAGGACGTCACCGGCGAAGTCGAACGCCGCGTCGTCGCCCAGCTGCTGACGATGATGGACGGCCTCGAGGCGCGGGGCCAAGTTATCGTCATCGCGGCGACCAACCGCGTCGACAGCGTCGACCCCGCCCTGCGTCGACCGGGCCGGTTCGACCGCGAGATCGAGATCGGCGTTCCCGACGAGGTGGGTCGCGAGGAGATCCTCCAGATTCACACGCGCGGGATGCCCCTCTCGGACGACGTCAAGCTCGGCCACCTCGCCGACGAGACCCACGGCTTCGTCGGTGCCGACATCGAGTCGCTGACCAAAGAGGCCGCGATGAAGGCCCTGCGTCGGTACCTTCCGGAGATCGATCTCGACGAGGAGGATATCCCGCCGAGCCTGATCGACCGGATGATCGTCAAGCGCCAGGACTTCCGCGGCGCGTTGAACGAGGTCGAACCCTCGGCGATGCGGGAGGTGCTCGTCGAGTTGCCGAAGATCTCCTGGAACGACGTCGGCGGCCTCCACGACGCCAAAGAGCAGGTTCAGGAGTCCGTCGAGTGGCCGTTGAACAACCCCGAGCGCTTCGAACGGCTCGGGGTCGATCCGCCGTCCGGCGTGTTGCTCTACGGACCGCCCGGGACCGGAAAGACGCTGATGGCGAAGGCCGTCGCCAACGAGACCAACGCGAACTTCATCTCGGTGCGCGGCCCGCAACTGCTTAGCAAGTGGGTCGGCGAGTCCGAGAAGGCCATCAGACAGACCTTCCGCAAGGCGCGGCAGGTCTCGCCGACGGTGATCTTCTTCGACGAACTCGACGCGCTGGCACCGGGCCGGGGCAGCGACACTGGCTCGAACGTCTCCGAACGGGTCGTCAATCAGCTCCTCACGGAACTCGACGGGCTCGAGGAGATGGAGAACGTGATGGTCATTGGCGCGACCAACCGGCCGGACATGATCGATCCCGCGCTGTTGCGCTCGGGTCGGTTCGATCGCCTCGTCATGATCGGCCAGCCCGACGTCGACGGCCGCGAGCGAATCCTCGACATTCACACGGAGGAGACGCCGCTGGCCGCCGACGTCACGCTCCGCGAGATCGCCGAGATCACGGACGGCTACGTCGGCAGCGACCTCGAGTCGATCGCCCGCGAGTCGGCGATCGAGGCGCTGCGCGAGGACCACGAGGCCGACATCGTCGAGATGCGCCACTTCCGTCAGGCCATGGAGAACGTCCGACCGACGATCACCGACGACATCCTCGAGTACTACGAGCAGATCGAAGAGGAGTTCCAGGGTGGCGCCTCGGGTGGACCGGGTCCGGCGGGCCGTCGCGGCAGTCGGATCGGTTTCCAGTAA
- a CDS encoding DUF2240 family protein produces MSLRVAVAAPFIQNGTESLQENEFVVALSLDRDWFSPDQSKRLIDVATRDGLLERTDDGLEVTFDPAAVTVPEEFVPDEDLLRERSAFERVLDALVADGVEKHEAVGAINTLQQELGLTIEVAAVVYARREGVDVTDLVPIARSALDGSDSEAEGR; encoded by the coding sequence ATGAGCCTTCGCGTCGCGGTCGCCGCCCCGTTCATCCAGAACGGTACCGAGTCCCTGCAGGAAAACGAATTCGTCGTCGCGCTCTCGCTCGATCGCGACTGGTTCTCGCCCGACCAGTCCAAGCGCCTGATCGACGTCGCGACGCGGGACGGCCTGCTCGAGCGAACCGACGACGGTCTCGAGGTGACGTTCGATCCCGCCGCGGTCACCGTTCCCGAGGAGTTCGTTCCCGACGAGGACCTCCTGCGGGAACGCTCCGCGTTCGAACGCGTCCTCGACGCGCTCGTCGCCGACGGTGTGGAGAAACACGAGGCGGTCGGCGCGATCAATACGCTCCAGCAGGAACTCGGGCTGACGATCGAGGTCGCCGCCGTCGTCTACGCCCGCCGGGAGGGAGTCGACGTAACCGACCTCGTCCCCATCGCTCGCTCGGCGTTGGACGGGAGCGATTCCGAAGCCGAAGGGCGTTAG
- a CDS encoding DMT family transporter, whose translation MSRYRNLALFVALAGIWGTAFVAISAGLEYFPPVLFAALRYDIAGVLMLAYAAAAVDDWYPSGRDEWLLVAVGATLLIAAYHAFLFVGQQNTTAAAAAIVVSLSPVLTTGFARVLVPSDALSTVGVAGLLLGLVGVGVIAQPDPSNLLTTDVIATALVFAAATAFALGGVLTRRIDAAIPIETMEAWSMLGGALLMHGVSFALAEPIEPSAWTHPEALGALGYLAVVASAIGFLLYFDLLERLGAVEINMVSYVAPIFAALVGWLYLGEVIDVTTAIGFGFIAAGFVLVKRKALREEFGYVRRRTSSE comes from the coding sequence ATGAGTCGGTATCGGAATCTCGCACTCTTCGTGGCCCTCGCAGGCATCTGGGGCACTGCGTTCGTCGCAATCAGCGCGGGTCTCGAGTACTTTCCACCGGTACTGTTTGCAGCGTTGCGCTACGACATCGCGGGCGTCCTCATGCTCGCGTACGCGGCCGCCGCCGTCGACGACTGGTATCCGAGCGGCCGTGACGAGTGGCTGCTGGTCGCCGTCGGGGCGACGCTGTTGATCGCGGCCTATCACGCCTTCCTGTTCGTCGGTCAGCAGAACACGACGGCAGCCGCGGCCGCGATCGTCGTGAGCCTGTCACCCGTTCTGACGACCGGTTTCGCTCGAGTACTCGTCCCGTCCGACGCGCTGTCGACCGTCGGCGTCGCCGGCCTCCTCCTCGGTCTGGTCGGCGTCGGCGTGATCGCCCAACCCGATCCGTCGAACCTGCTGACGACGGACGTCATCGCGACGGCGCTGGTCTTTGCTGCGGCAACCGCGTTCGCACTCGGCGGCGTCCTCACCCGCCGTATCGACGCCGCGATCCCGATCGAGACGATGGAAGCGTGGTCGATGCTCGGCGGTGCCCTCCTGATGCACGGTGTGAGTTTCGCGCTGGCCGAGCCGATCGAGCCGTCGGCCTGGACCCATCCCGAAGCGCTCGGAGCGCTCGGCTATCTCGCGGTCGTCGCGAGCGCGATCGGCTTTCTCCTCTACTTCGATCTGCTCGAGCGACTCGGTGCCGTCGAGATCAACATGGTCTCCTACGTCGCGCCGATCTTCGCCGCGCTGGTTGGCTGGCTCTATCTGGGGGAGGTCATCGACGTAACGACCGCCATCGGATTCGGATTCATCGCCGCCGGTTTCGTCCTCGTCAAGCGCAAAGCGCTGCGCGAGGAGTTCGGGTACGTTCGACGACGCACCTCGAGCGAGTGA
- a CDS encoding ribonuclease H family protein, translated as MAAHGRSALRDLFDESPTPHIAHPPHTHHRDFYVATDGSFRESGGGLGAVIETRDGTRVARVATADTPPDNNVAEYRALHLGLDVLAARAPRDACVGVLIDHDALASNVNATILATNHPDGKAPRPVSVPAATRHHWRGIQARLNGFAEVRAARIDSDQNPAHPLANTPEHYQHVNRESDRCVLSETPDPAAAEFPPPSRANRNGGGRASD; from the coding sequence ATGGCCGCTCACGGCCGGTCCGCACTGCGTGACCTGTTCGACGAGTCGCCCACACCACATATCGCCCACCCCCCACACACCCATCATCGTGACTTCTACGTCGCTACTGATGGGTCGTTTCGGGAGTCGGGCGGTGGACTGGGCGCCGTCATCGAAACGCGCGACGGCACTCGCGTTGCCCGCGTCGCGACGGCGGATACCCCGCCCGACAACAACGTGGCCGAGTATCGAGCCCTCCACCTCGGACTCGACGTACTGGCCGCTCGCGCTCCGCGAGACGCCTGCGTCGGTGTCCTCATCGATCACGACGCACTCGCCAGCAACGTTAACGCCACCATTCTCGCGACGAATCACCCGGACGGGAAAGCGCCGCGACCCGTTTCGGTTCCCGCCGCAACGCGTCATCACTGGCGCGGGATTCAGGCCCGACTCAACGGCTTCGCCGAGGTCCGGGCCGCACGCATCGACAGCGACCAGAACCCTGCACACCCGCTTGCGAACACGCCCGAACACTACCAGCACGTCAACCGGGAATCCGACCGCTGCGTCCTCTCCGAGACGCCGGACCCGGCCGCAGCGGAGTTCCCACCGCCGTCCCGGGCCAACCGCAACGGCGGCGGACGCGCCTCGGACTGA
- the larC gene encoding nickel pincer cofactor biosynthesis protein LarC codes for MSILAFDGRMGASGDMILAALLDAGADPTVLETVTDALEVEYRIDETVKCGISSTTVDVYLTGRDGSESDRVEEGHDDGEGHEDDHSHGHDHEEGHADHNHDGETGHSHDGDADHTHDHVHAEGQGPHRSYLEVREIVEELALEPAVERDALAIFELLGEAEASVHGESLEDIHFHEVGADDAIADVVGSALLCHDLEPAEIVTTPLATGGGSVSMSHGEYPVPTPAVVEIAQRATWSLRGGPVDAELLTPTGAAILGHLADGVDALPPLDLDGSGYGAGGYDLDPHPNVLRVLIGDGGERGTLAKDEIVVLETNLDDATPEILGGLQETLADAGARDVSILPVTMKKSRPGHLVKVICKPADRERVARALAEETGTLGVRDAGATHRWIADRTFETVTVDLDGESYEVTVKIASDADGTVYDVSAEYDDARAIAAETGVAIRDVIHRAETVVQASVVDRERR; via the coding sequence ATGAGCATCCTCGCATTCGACGGCCGCATGGGCGCAAGCGGCGACATGATCCTCGCCGCGTTGCTCGACGCCGGTGCCGACCCGACCGTTCTCGAGACCGTCACGGACGCCCTCGAGGTGGAGTACCGGATCGACGAGACGGTCAAGTGCGGCATTTCCTCGACGACCGTCGACGTGTACCTGACCGGTCGCGACGGGAGCGAATCCGATCGCGTCGAGGAGGGTCACGACGACGGCGAGGGCCACGAGGATGACCACAGCCACGGCCACGATCACGAGGAGGGACACGCCGATCACAACCACGACGGGGAGACGGGTCACAGCCACGACGGTGACGCGGATCACACTCACGATCACGTCCACGCCGAAGGTCAAGGCCCCCACCGCAGCTATCTCGAGGTCCGCGAGATCGTCGAAGAACTGGCGCTCGAGCCGGCGGTCGAGCGGGACGCCCTCGCGATCTTCGAACTCCTCGGCGAGGCCGAGGCCAGCGTCCACGGCGAGTCGCTCGAGGACATTCACTTCCACGAGGTCGGAGCCGACGACGCGATCGCGGACGTCGTCGGTTCGGCGTTGTTGTGCCACGACCTCGAGCCGGCGGAAATCGTGACGACCCCGCTCGCGACCGGCGGCGGGAGCGTCTCGATGAGCCACGGGGAGTACCCCGTTCCGACGCCGGCGGTGGTCGAGATCGCCCAGCGGGCGACCTGGTCCCTTCGCGGCGGGCCGGTCGATGCGGAGTTACTGACGCCGACCGGCGCGGCGATCCTCGGACACCTCGCCGACGGCGTCGACGCGCTCCCGCCGCTCGACCTCGACGGGTCGGGCTACGGCGCTGGCGGCTACGATCTCGATCCGCACCCGAACGTCCTCCGGGTGCTGATCGGCGACGGCGGGGAACGGGGGACGCTCGCGAAGGACGAGATCGTCGTCCTCGAGACGAACCTCGACGACGCGACGCCGGAGATCCTCGGCGGTCTGCAGGAGACGCTCGCGGACGCGGGCGCGCGAGACGTGTCGATACTGCCGGTCACGATGAAGAAGTCGCGACCGGGACACCTCGTGAAGGTGATCTGCAAGCCCGCGGATCGAGAGCGGGTGGCTCGAGCGCTCGCCGAGGAGACGGGAACGCTCGGCGTTCGCGACGCGGGGGCGACCCACCGCTGGATCGCAGATCGAACGTTCGAGACCGTGACGGTGGACCTCGACGGGGAGTCCTACGAGGTGACGGTGAAAATCGCCAGCGACGCGGATGGAACGGTGTACGACGTAAGTGCCGAGTACGACGACGCGCGGGCGATCGCCGCCGAAACCGGCGTCGCGATCCGCGACGTGATCCATCGCGCCGAAACGGTCGTGCAAGCGTCTGTGGTGGACCGAGAGCGGCGCTAA